From Microbacterium invictum, the proteins below share one genomic window:
- a CDS encoding helicase, which produces MSGTALAVGALAVTATLAVGVAGAGVAAVRSVQAAGLADAAALAAADAAAGAISGIPCERAAALTGRAGAELASCTVDALIATVEVTVPVGVFTARARARAGSAP; this is translated from the coding sequence ATGAGTGGCACGGCCCTCGCCGTCGGCGCGCTCGCCGTCACCGCGACGCTCGCCGTCGGCGTCGCCGGGGCAGGGGTCGCGGCCGTCCGCAGCGTGCAGGCCGCCGGGCTGGCCGACGCCGCAGCGCTCGCGGCCGCGGATGCCGCCGCCGGTGCGATCTCCGGCATCCCGTGCGAGCGCGCGGCCGCTCTCACCGGCCGGGCCGGTGCCGAACTGGCGTCCTGCACCGTCGATGCGCTCATCGCCACCGTCGAGGTCACCGTTCCCGTCGGGGTCTTCACCGCTCGCGCGCGCGCCCGCGCGGGGTCGGCACCCTGA
- a CDS encoding MMPL family transporter, with amino-acid sequence MSGSSRAARQPSRWLRIGIPALLVLVWLVGGAIGGPYFGKVGEVSTNDRSTFLPERADATAVNERLPDFLGADSIPALVVVTGDGELTDAQLEALQTLAEDLGAVDGVNGDVSPALPSDDSMAAQIIVPLDTGGDIDGIVEGLRAAVSDDLPAGMQGWVTGPAGFTADLVEGFLGIDGLLLGVALLAVFIILVIVYRSPLLPVLVLLTSMFALCVALLTVWWLAYAGIVVLNGQVQGILFILVIGAATDYALLYVARFREAIAAGATRWSGMLQAWKGAVEPIVASGGTVIAGLLCLLLSDLATNRALGPIASIGIAFSVLSALTFLPALLALAGRAAFWPFIPKEPLAVPTDLTQPAKGFWPRQARLVARHSRVVWIVCTVVLLAGAAGVTQLKADGVPTSEFVLGESEARDGQVVLAEHFPAGSGSPVYVVVPEADLTATVDALDANDGIEGIAVASDDSPTGQATVTLENGEPVFAAVGPPGTAAPAPTVADGDVLVIGTLADAADSVAAEDTVRQVRADLDDALGSGTALVGGETATDIDTIDTSTRDRTVIIPVILVVILFILMLLLRSLVAPLILIATVILSFLTALGVSALVFNGVFQFPGADPAVPLYGFVFLVALGVDYNIFLMSRVREESLVHSTRPGILRGLVTTGGVITSAGLVLAATFAALGVIPILFLAQIAFIVAFGVLLDTFVVRSLLVPALSYDIGRAIWWPSQLSRRGAVAEGAGGVDARDMDAGATDAGATDAGEVDAAAEGDPATMTRAEYRRTLEE; translated from the coding sequence ATGTCCGGCAGCAGCCGCGCTGCCCGCCAACCGTCACGTTGGCTGCGCATCGGCATCCCCGCACTCCTGGTCCTCGTCTGGCTCGTCGGAGGTGCGATCGGCGGCCCGTACTTCGGCAAGGTCGGCGAGGTGTCGACGAACGACCGGTCCACGTTCCTGCCCGAGCGGGCCGACGCGACCGCGGTGAACGAACGGCTGCCCGACTTCCTGGGCGCCGACAGCATTCCGGCGCTGGTCGTCGTCACCGGCGACGGTGAGCTCACCGATGCCCAGCTCGAAGCGCTGCAGACGCTCGCCGAGGATCTTGGCGCCGTCGACGGCGTGAACGGCGACGTGTCGCCCGCACTCCCTTCCGACGACTCGATGGCGGCGCAGATCATCGTGCCGCTGGACACCGGCGGCGACATCGACGGCATCGTCGAGGGCCTGCGCGCCGCCGTCTCCGACGACCTGCCCGCCGGCATGCAGGGGTGGGTGACCGGACCGGCAGGGTTCACCGCCGACCTGGTCGAGGGGTTCCTCGGCATCGACGGCCTGCTGCTCGGGGTCGCACTGCTGGCCGTCTTCATCATCCTGGTGATCGTCTACCGGTCACCGCTGCTGCCGGTGCTGGTGCTCCTGACCTCGATGTTCGCGCTGTGCGTGGCGCTGCTCACGGTCTGGTGGCTCGCGTACGCCGGCATCGTCGTGCTCAACGGCCAGGTGCAGGGGATCCTGTTCATCCTCGTGATCGGCGCCGCCACCGACTATGCGCTCCTGTACGTCGCGCGGTTCCGTGAGGCGATCGCCGCGGGCGCGACGCGCTGGAGCGGCATGCTGCAGGCATGGAAGGGTGCGGTCGAGCCGATCGTGGCATCCGGCGGCACGGTCATCGCGGGTCTGCTGTGCCTGCTGCTGTCCGACCTCGCCACCAACCGCGCGCTCGGCCCGATCGCCTCGATCGGCATCGCGTTCTCGGTGCTGTCGGCGCTCACGTTCCTGCCGGCGCTGCTGGCCCTGGCCGGCCGCGCCGCGTTCTGGCCGTTCATCCCCAAAGAGCCGCTGGCCGTTCCCACCGATCTGACCCAGCCGGCGAAGGGCTTCTGGCCGCGTCAGGCGCGCCTGGTCGCCCGCCACTCCCGCGTGGTCTGGATCGTGTGCACGGTCGTGCTGCTCGCCGGGGCCGCCGGTGTCACGCAGCTCAAGGCCGACGGGGTGCCCACGAGCGAGTTCGTGCTCGGCGAGTCCGAGGCCCGCGACGGGCAGGTGGTGCTCGCCGAGCACTTCCCGGCAGGTTCCGGCAGCCCGGTCTACGTGGTCGTGCCCGAAGCCGACCTGACCGCCACCGTCGACGCGCTCGACGCGAACGACGGCATCGAGGGCATCGCCGTGGCATCCGATGACTCGCCCACAGGTCAAGCCACCGTCACGCTCGAGAACGGCGAGCCGGTGTTCGCCGCGGTCGGCCCGCCGGGGACGGCGGCGCCCGCGCCGACCGTCGCGGACGGCGATGTGCTCGTGATCGGCACGCTGGCCGACGCGGCGGACTCCGTCGCCGCGGAGGACACCGTGCGACAGGTGCGCGCCGACCTCGACGACGCCCTCGGCTCGGGCACTGCCCTCGTCGGCGGCGAGACGGCGACCGACATCGACACGATCGACACGTCGACCCGCGACCGGACCGTCATCATCCCGGTGATCCTCGTGGTGATCCTGTTCATCCTGATGCTGCTGCTGCGCTCGCTGGTGGCGCCGCTCATCCTGATCGCGACCGTGATCCTGTCGTTCCTCACGGCGCTGGGCGTCAGCGCACTCGTCTTCAACGGGGTGTTCCAGTTCCCCGGCGCGGACCCCGCGGTGCCGCTGTACGGATTCGTGTTCCTCGTCGCGCTGGGCGTCGACTACAACATCTTCTTGATGTCGCGCGTGCGTGAGGAGTCCCTCGTGCACAGCACGAGGCCGGGCATCCTGCGTGGGCTGGTGACCACCGGCGGAGTCATCACCTCGGCGGGGCTGGTGCTGGCGGCGACCTTCGCCGCACTCGGGGTGATCCCGATCCTGTTCCTCGCGCAGATCGCGTTCATCGTCGCCTTCGGCGTGCTGCTGGACACCTTCGTCGTGCGGTCGCTGCTCGTGCCCGCGCTCTCGTACGACATCGGCCGGGCCATCTGGTGGCCGTCGCAGCTCTCGCGGCGGGGCGCGGTGGCCGAAGGCGCCGGGGGAGTCGATGCTCGCGACATGGATGCCGGGGCGACGGATGCCGGGGCGACGGACGCCGGAGAAGTGGATGCCGCAGCCGAGGGCGATCCGGCGACGATGACGCGCGCGGAGTATCGGCGTACGCTCGAAGAATGA
- a CDS encoding DNA polymerase III subunit delta' yields the protein MTQAALHELPWGDVWGQDEAVAQLRAAASDPAQLAHAWLITGPPGSGRSTLAYAFAAALIAEPGDDTAMRQVLAGTHPDLTALRTEGVIISIKDARALVERSYFSPSLGRHRVIVMEDADRMVERTSNVLLKALEEPPERTVWVLCAPSDADLLPTIRSRVRTLRLREPDVADVARLIVARTGADEAVAEQSARLAQRHIGMAQRLATDAASRARRDETLRAVLRVRGVGDAVEVAARIVQLATEDAKALTAERDESEREALLHTLGVAPGAAIPPAVRGQVNALEDEQKRRATRSLRDGLDRVLTDLESMYRDTLMLQFGRSEDLINRELTDDLVTLAAAWTSPRTLTVLDQIALTRTNLQGNAAPALALESMLITVATGRTP from the coding sequence ATGACCCAGGCCGCACTCCATGAGCTGCCGTGGGGCGACGTCTGGGGGCAGGACGAGGCCGTCGCGCAGCTGCGCGCCGCGGCATCCGACCCCGCCCAGCTCGCACACGCCTGGCTGATCACCGGCCCGCCCGGGTCGGGGCGCTCCACGCTCGCCTATGCGTTCGCGGCCGCGCTCATCGCCGAACCGGGTGACGACACCGCGATGCGCCAGGTCTTGGCCGGCACCCATCCCGACCTCACCGCGCTGCGCACCGAGGGTGTCATCATCTCGATCAAGGACGCCCGCGCGCTCGTCGAGCGCTCGTACTTCTCACCGTCGCTGGGCCGCCACCGTGTCATCGTGATGGAGGACGCCGACCGCATGGTCGAGCGCACCAGCAACGTGCTGCTGAAGGCGCTCGAAGAGCCTCCCGAGCGCACCGTGTGGGTGCTGTGCGCCCCCAGCGACGCCGACCTGCTGCCCACGATCCGCTCGCGCGTGCGCACGCTGCGGCTGCGCGAACCCGATGTCGCCGACGTGGCCCGCCTCATCGTGGCGCGCACCGGCGCCGACGAGGCGGTCGCCGAGCAGTCCGCCCGCCTCGCGCAGCGTCACATCGGCATGGCGCAGCGGCTGGCGACCGACGCGGCATCGCGCGCGCGCCGCGACGAGACGCTCCGTGCCGTCCTCCGCGTCCGCGGCGTCGGCGACGCCGTCGAGGTCGCCGCCCGCATCGTGCAGCTGGCGACCGAAGACGCGAAGGCGCTCACCGCCGAACGCGACGAGTCCGAGCGCGAAGCACTGCTGCACACGCTCGGCGTCGCGCCGGGCGCGGCCATCCCGCCGGCTGTGCGCGGCCAGGTCAACGCCCTCGAAGACGAGCAGAAGCGGCGCGCCACGCGCAGCCTGCGCGATGGTCTCGATCGTGTCCTCACCGACCTCGAGTCGATGTACCGCGACACGCTCATGCTGCAGTTCGGGCGCTCGGAAGACCTCATCAACCGCGAGCTGACCGACGACCTCGTCACCCTCGCCGCCGCCTGGACCTCGCCGCGCACCCTGACCGTGCTCGACCAGATCGCCCTCACGCGCACGAACCTGCAGGGCAATGCGGCGCCCGCCCTGGCGCTGGAGAGCATGCTCATCACCGTCGCAACCGGAAGGACCCCGTGA
- the nagE gene encoding N-acetylglucosamine-specific PTS transporter subunit IIBC, with protein MKFFQRLGRSIMLPVAVLPVAAILSGVGYWIASAAGENVVSAFLSAAGGALLSNIALLFAVGIAIGMANKTDGTSALAGLVSWLTVTTLLAPATIQGLTGAASLEEVDPAFGQVQNVFVGIICGLIGAWAYNKFKDTKLPDALSFFSGKRSVAIVTAGISLVVAVILMFVWPLVYNGLVIFGEWIVTLGPLGAGIYGFFNRLLIPFGLHHALNSVFWFDVAGINDLVNFQQGDTGDGVFGVTGQYMTGFFPIMMFGLPGAALAIYLTAKTTRKKVTYGIMLSAAIASFFVGVTEPLEFSFMFLAPWLYAIHALFTGISMFISAILPVRMGFGFSGGFIDLVLGWVNPLAQNPWLIPVMGVFWFAIYFFTFRWVIKRWNLKTPGREDDEDALDADDVGASLTGYHSTAEKFIAGLGGKSNIIDVDNCATRLRMEIADVSKVDEHALKRAGAAGTVKPGGHSVQVVYGLNVQFVKDAMEDIINDRHIVPVDEPAAASAPTTTVTAPGATRVILRQPVAGRVLPLEKVPDPMFAQGTMGPGIAIDPTGDTIVAPADATVATVFPTGHAIGLTLDDGTELLIHIGIDTVGLKGDGFESLVASGDKVTAGTPLVRFDAAKIRDRGLSAITPVIVLNNEAATVEFE; from the coding sequence ATGAAGTTCTTCCAGCGCCTGGGCAGATCGATCATGCTGCCCGTGGCCGTCCTGCCGGTCGCCGCGATCCTCTCCGGCGTCGGCTACTGGATCGCGAGCGCCGCGGGCGAGAATGTCGTCTCGGCGTTCCTGAGCGCCGCGGGCGGTGCGCTGCTCAGCAACATCGCGCTGCTGTTCGCCGTCGGCATCGCGATCGGCATGGCCAACAAGACCGACGGGACCTCGGCGCTGGCCGGCCTCGTGTCATGGCTGACGGTCACCACGCTCCTCGCCCCCGCGACCATCCAGGGGCTGACCGGTGCCGCCTCGCTCGAGGAGGTCGACCCGGCGTTCGGCCAGGTGCAGAACGTCTTCGTGGGCATCATCTGCGGCTTGATCGGCGCCTGGGCTTACAACAAGTTCAAGGACACGAAACTCCCCGACGCCCTGTCGTTCTTCTCCGGCAAGCGCTCGGTGGCCATCGTCACCGCAGGGATCTCGCTGGTGGTTGCCGTCATCCTGATGTTCGTCTGGCCGCTCGTGTACAACGGGCTGGTGATCTTCGGCGAGTGGATCGTCACGCTCGGTCCTCTGGGCGCCGGCATCTACGGGTTCTTCAACCGTCTGCTGATCCCATTCGGCCTGCACCACGCGCTCAACTCCGTGTTCTGGTTCGATGTGGCCGGCATCAACGACCTCGTGAACTTCCAGCAGGGCGACACCGGCGACGGCGTGTTCGGCGTCACCGGGCAGTACATGACCGGGTTCTTCCCGATCATGATGTTCGGTCTGCCCGGCGCCGCCCTGGCGATCTACCTGACCGCGAAGACCACGCGCAAGAAGGTCACCTACGGCATCATGCTGTCGGCGGCGATCGCGTCGTTCTTCGTGGGGGTGACCGAGCCGCTCGAGTTCTCGTTCATGTTCCTGGCGCCGTGGCTGTACGCGATCCACGCGCTGTTCACCGGCATATCCATGTTCATCTCCGCGATCCTGCCCGTCAGGATGGGCTTCGGGTTCTCCGGAGGGTTCATCGACCTGGTCCTCGGCTGGGTGAATCCGCTCGCGCAGAACCCGTGGCTGATCCCGGTGATGGGTGTGTTCTGGTTCGCGATCTACTTCTTCACGTTCCGCTGGGTGATCAAACGGTGGAACCTGAAGACACCCGGTCGCGAGGACGACGAGGATGCCCTCGACGCCGACGACGTGGGGGCCTCGCTGACCGGCTACCACTCCACGGCGGAGAAGTTCATCGCCGGGCTCGGCGGCAAGTCGAACATCATCGACGTCGACAACTGCGCGACGCGGCTGCGCATGGAGATCGCCGACGTGTCGAAGGTCGACGAGCACGCCCTCAAGCGTGCGGGCGCCGCCGGCACGGTGAAACCGGGCGGACACTCCGTTCAGGTCGTCTACGGGCTCAACGTGCAGTTCGTGAAGGATGCCATGGAAGACATCATCAACGACCGTCACATCGTCCCGGTGGACGAACCCGCCGCGGCGAGTGCCCCGACGACGACCGTCACTGCCCCGGGGGCGACACGGGTCATCCTCCGGCAGCCGGTCGCGGGGCGTGTCCTGCCGTTGGAGAAGGTGCCCGACCCGATGTTCGCGCAGGGGACGATGGGCCCCGGCATCGCGATCGACCCGACCGGCGACACGATCGTCGCGCCGGCCGATGCGACCGTCGCGACGGTGTTCCCGACCGGCCACGCGATCGGGCTGACGCTCGACGACGGGACGGAGTTGCTGATCCACATCGGCATCGACACCGTGGGGCTCAAGGGCGACGGGTTCGAGTCGCTCGTGGCCTCCGGCGACAAGGTGACAGCCGGCACCCCGCTGGTCCGCTTCGACGCCGCCAAGATCCGCGACCGCGGGCTGTCGGCGATCACCCCGGTCATCGTCCTGAACAACGAGGCGGCCACGGTCGAGTTCGAGTGA
- the topA gene encoding type I DNA topoisomerase, with protein MADGKKLVIVESPTKMRSIQGYLGDGYEVLSSVGHIRDLADKKDIPAELKKTSVGKYSIDIENDFTPLYVESDRGRKTVAELKRALKTADALLLATDEDREGEAIAWHLLEALKPKVPVKRMVFHEITKDAIQAAVNNTRDLDLALVDAQETRRILDRLYGWDVSDVTRRKVGQGTSAGRVQSAATRMVVDRERERMAFVSASYWDVDATASALASDAQSFATRLARLDGAPLARGTDFDDNGQLKKAVVVLSETQARDLAAVLEKNGTASVVSVEAKPGTRSPKPPFTTSTLQQEAGRKLSMSAKHAMGVAQRLYEKGYITYMRTDSTALSTQAISAARAQAVALYGDKAVPANPRSYRNNSKNAQEAHEAIRPSGEEFRTPASVASALDRDEARLYDLIWKRTIASQMSDAKYETTTVTLDAVVTGAGDHATATFTASGTVYVFKGFLEAYEEGRDEKRGDSDQDQDQALPPLTVGDDVRLREIEAKGHATSPKPRYTEASLVKALEEKGIGRPSTFASIIDVILDRGYVSKRGQALVPSWLAFSIVRLLEQHFTELVDYDFTAALEDDLDAIARGEQDRAAWLRKFYFGDEDGRVGLRNIVDNLGDIDAREINSTPIGDVATLRFGKYGPYLELPATGEDETPRRINVPDDLAPDELTAEKAQELIDAPVGGDRLLGQNPETGRDIVVKDGRFGPYLEEVLPEAPAPVEEAPKKRGAKKEAAPKPRRASLFKSMSPETIDLGTALQLLALPRTVGVDPETEQPITAQNGPYGPYLKKGTDSRSIGSEELIFDITLEQALEIYKQPKYGNRGASSALKDFEKPDPVSEKPIKIKDGRFGAYVTDGTTNVTIPRGQTVDDITYEIAVQMLADKRAKGPAKKPARRTTTRKAPAKKK; from the coding sequence GTGGCAGACGGCAAAAAGCTCGTCATCGTCGAGTCTCCGACGAAGATGAGGTCGATCCAGGGATACCTGGGCGACGGGTACGAGGTGCTCAGTTCGGTCGGGCACATCCGCGATCTGGCGGACAAGAAGGACATCCCGGCAGAGCTGAAGAAGACGTCCGTCGGCAAGTACTCGATCGACATCGAGAACGACTTCACTCCTCTATATGTGGAGAGCGATCGCGGCCGCAAGACCGTCGCCGAGCTCAAGCGCGCCCTCAAGACCGCCGACGCACTCCTGCTCGCCACTGATGAGGACCGCGAGGGCGAGGCCATCGCCTGGCACCTGCTCGAGGCGCTCAAGCCCAAGGTCCCCGTCAAGCGCATGGTGTTCCACGAGATCACCAAGGACGCCATCCAGGCCGCCGTCAACAACACCCGCGACCTCGACCTGGCGCTCGTCGACGCGCAGGAGACCCGCCGCATCCTCGATCGCCTCTACGGCTGGGACGTCTCCGACGTCACCCGTCGCAAGGTCGGCCAGGGCACCTCCGCCGGCCGCGTGCAGTCCGCCGCCACCCGCATGGTCGTCGACCGCGAGCGCGAGCGCATGGCGTTCGTGTCGGCGTCGTACTGGGACGTGGACGCCACGGCATCCGCCCTCGCATCCGATGCACAGTCCTTCGCGACCCGCCTCGCCCGGCTCGACGGCGCACCGCTCGCGCGCGGCACCGACTTCGACGACAACGGCCAGCTCAAGAAGGCCGTCGTCGTGCTCTCCGAGACGCAGGCCCGCGACCTCGCGGCCGTGCTCGAGAAGAACGGCACCGCCTCGGTCGTGTCGGTCGAGGCCAAGCCCGGCACCCGCAGCCCCAAGCCCCCGTTCACGACCTCCACCCTGCAGCAGGAGGCCGGGCGCAAGCTCTCGATGAGCGCCAAGCACGCCATGGGCGTCGCGCAGCGACTCTACGAAAAGGGCTACATCACCTATATGCGCACCGACTCGACGGCCCTGTCCACGCAGGCGATCTCCGCCGCTCGTGCGCAGGCCGTCGCGCTGTACGGCGACAAGGCCGTACCGGCGAACCCGCGCAGCTACCGCAACAACAGCAAGAACGCGCAGGAGGCGCATGAGGCGATCCGCCCGTCGGGCGAGGAGTTCCGCACGCCCGCGTCCGTGGCATCCGCCCTCGATCGCGACGAAGCACGCCTGTACGACCTCATCTGGAAGCGCACCATCGCCAGCCAGATGTCGGACGCGAAGTACGAGACCACCACCGTCACGCTCGACGCCGTGGTGACCGGCGCCGGCGACCACGCGACGGCCACGTTCACCGCGTCGGGCACCGTCTACGTCTTCAAGGGCTTCCTCGAGGCGTACGAAGAGGGCCGCGACGAGAAGCGCGGCGACAGCGACCAGGATCAGGACCAGGCGCTGCCGCCGCTCACCGTCGGCGACGACGTGCGGCTGCGCGAGATCGAGGCCAAGGGTCACGCCACGAGCCCCAAGCCCCGCTACACCGAGGCGTCGCTCGTGAAGGCGCTGGAGGAGAAGGGCATCGGTCGGCCGTCGACGTTCGCGAGCATCATCGATGTGATCCTCGACCGCGGCTACGTCAGCAAGCGCGGTCAGGCGCTCGTGCCCAGCTGGCTCGCGTTCAGCATCGTGCGGCTGCTCGAGCAGCACTTCACCGAGCTGGTGGACTATGACTTCACCGCGGCGCTCGAAGACGACCTCGATGCGATCGCCCGCGGCGAGCAGGACCGCGCCGCGTGGCTGCGCAAGTTCTACTTCGGCGACGAGGACGGCCGTGTCGGGTTGCGCAACATCGTCGACAACCTCGGCGACATCGACGCGCGCGAGATCAACTCGACGCCCATCGGCGACGTCGCCACCCTCCGGTTCGGAAAGTACGGGCCTTACCTCGAGCTGCCGGCGACGGGCGAAGACGAGACGCCGCGGCGGATCAACGTGCCCGACGATCTCGCGCCCGACGAGCTGACGGCCGAGAAGGCGCAGGAGCTCATCGATGCCCCCGTCGGCGGTGACCGGCTGCTCGGGCAGAACCCCGAGACCGGCCGCGACATCGTCGTGAAGGACGGCCGGTTCGGCCCGTACCTCGAAGAGGTGCTGCCCGAGGCGCCGGCGCCGGTGGAAGAAGCTCCGAAGAAGCGCGGCGCCAAGAAGGAGGCGGCCCCCAAGCCGCGCCGGGCGTCGCTGTTCAAGTCCATGTCGCCCGAGACCATCGACCTGGGCACCGCGCTGCAGCTCCTGGCGCTGCCGCGCACCGTCGGCGTCGACCCCGAGACCGAGCAGCCCATCACCGCGCAGAACGGTCCGTACGGCCCGTACCTGAAGAAAGGCACCGACTCGCGCTCGATCGGCAGCGAAGAGCTCATCTTCGACATCACGCTCGAGCAGGCGCTGGAGATCTACAAGCAGCCCAAGTACGGCAACCGCGGAGCCTCCAGTGCGCTCAAGGACTTCGAGAAGCCCGACCCGGTCAGCGAGAAGCCGATCAAGATCAAGGACGGCCGATTCGGCGCCTACGTCACCGATGGGACGACGAACGTGACGATTCCGCGCGGACAGACCGTCGACGACATCACGTACGAGATCGCCGTGCAGATGCTGGCGGACAAGCGCGCCAAGGGCCCGGCCAAGAAGCCGGCACGGCGGACGACGACCCGCAAAGCCCCGGCGAAGAAGAAGTGA
- a CDS encoding alpha/beta hydrolase, with translation MTGLIAGALLLTGCMNLPAPERTPVVEGVASDLLPFYGQEITWEGCDGIDEGSYYCTTVTAPLDWTDPDDGALDLAVVVRVGGSGKSTASLLTNPGGPGASGFDLVADSALFAVGDELAENFDVIGFDPRGVGRSTAVRCLDAPEMDAFLFDIPAGTRGSDEWEAELTTRNDGFAAACEVGSDGILPYITTENAARDMDLLRAVLGDETLNYIGYSYGTFLGATYAKLFPERVGRLVLDGAIDPSTSSLEVGMTQAIGFESALRTYMASCLNTEGCPFGGTVDDAMADLGTLLATVDRTPLPNRDGRMLGADTLTTAIIAALYAQGSWPVLTAALSDALAGDPAQAFRLADFYYDRADGVYLTNQTEAFTAYNCMDYPNDDDPAAEAAADERVNALAPTIAPYWSGVDRCASWPDEPTGVREEIAADGAAPIVVIGTTGDPATPYEWAVSLAGQLSSGVLITREGEGHTGFNKGSACVDEAVVAYFLDDVVPEDGLVCR, from the coding sequence ATGACCGGCCTCATCGCGGGGGCCCTCCTGCTGACCGGATGCATGAATCTGCCGGCTCCCGAGCGCACCCCCGTCGTCGAGGGTGTCGCCTCCGATCTCCTGCCGTTCTACGGGCAGGAGATCACGTGGGAGGGATGCGACGGCATCGACGAGGGCAGCTACTACTGCACGACGGTGACCGCACCGCTGGATTGGACCGACCCCGATGACGGCGCGCTCGACCTCGCCGTCGTCGTGCGCGTCGGCGGCAGCGGCAAGTCCACGGCGTCGCTGCTGACCAACCCGGGAGGCCCGGGCGCGAGCGGCTTCGACCTCGTCGCCGACTCGGCGCTGTTCGCCGTGGGGGACGAGCTGGCCGAGAACTTCGACGTCATCGGGTTCGATCCGCGCGGCGTCGGCCGCTCCACCGCCGTGCGCTGCCTCGACGCCCCCGAGATGGACGCGTTCCTGTTCGACATCCCCGCGGGCACGCGCGGCAGCGACGAGTGGGAGGCCGAGCTGACAACGCGCAACGACGGGTTCGCCGCGGCATGCGAGGTGGGAAGCGACGGCATCCTGCCCTACATCACGACCGAGAACGCCGCACGCGACATGGACCTGCTGCGTGCCGTCCTCGGCGACGAGACCCTGAACTACATCGGCTACTCGTACGGCACGTTCCTGGGCGCGACCTACGCGAAGCTGTTCCCCGAACGGGTCGGCAGGCTGGTGCTCGACGGCGCGATCGACCCGTCGACCTCGAGTCTGGAGGTCGGTATGACGCAGGCGATCGGGTTCGAATCCGCGTTGCGCACCTACATGGCGAGCTGCCTGAACACCGAAGGCTGCCCGTTCGGCGGCACGGTCGACGACGCGATGGCCGACCTCGGCACGCTCCTGGCGACCGTCGACCGCACCCCGCTGCCGAACAGGGACGGCCGCATGCTCGGCGCCGACACCCTCACCACCGCGATCATCGCGGCGCTCTATGCGCAGGGCAGCTGGCCGGTGCTCACCGCGGCGCTCAGCGACGCGCTCGCCGGCGACCCGGCGCAGGCGTTCCGGCTCGCGGACTTCTACTACGACCGGGCGGACGGCGTCTACCTCACCAACCAGACCGAGGCGTTCACGGCGTACAACTGCATGGACTACCCGAACGACGACGACCCGGCCGCCGAGGCGGCGGCCGACGAACGTGTCAACGCGCTGGCGCCGACCATCGCCCCGTACTGGTCGGGTGTCGACCGGTGCGCGAGTTGGCCCGATGAGCCCACCGGCGTCCGCGAGGAGATCGCCGCGGACGGCGCCGCCCCCATCGTCGTCATCGGCACCACCGGCGACCCCGCGACGCCGTACGAGTGGGCCGTGTCGCTGGCCGGTCAGCTCTCCAGCGGCGTCCTGATCACCCGCGAGGGCGAGGGGCACACGGGATTCAACAAGGGCAGCGCGTGCGTCGACGAGGCGGTCGTCGCCTACTTCCTCGACGACGTCGTCCCCGAAGACGGACTGGTCTGCCGGTGA
- a CDS encoding TadE family type IV pilus minor pilin, with the protein MTGHRDERGSVTAEFAVIVPAVVMIIVLTVATLAGASRQIRLEQAAAQAARLASRGETDARVHAALAQVGGDATVRMSDDGDLVCAEARVSVPVPLPLPPMRAVACAAGDGR; encoded by the coding sequence GTGACCGGTCACCGCGACGAGCGGGGCTCGGTGACGGCGGAGTTCGCCGTCATCGTCCCCGCCGTCGTGATGATCATCGTGCTGACCGTCGCGACACTTGCCGGCGCATCCCGGCAGATCCGCCTCGAGCAGGCGGCCGCGCAGGCGGCACGGCTGGCATCTCGCGGTGAGACCGACGCGCGTGTGCATGCTGCGCTCGCCCAGGTCGGCGGTGACGCAACCGTTCGGATGAGCGACGACGGCGATCTCGTCTGCGCCGAGGCGCGGGTCTCGGTTCCCGTCCCGCTGCCGCTGCCGCCCATGCGGGCCGTCGCCTGCGCCGCCGGAGACGGGCGATGA
- the tmk gene encoding dTMP kinase, whose translation MTDGLWITFEGGDGSGKTTQAALLEDWLRDQGRAVVRTREPGGTEVGVLIREIVLHHRGDIAPRAEALLYAADRAHHVATLVRPALERGDVVIQDRYLDSSVAYQGAGRVLDAGEIRDLSLWAAAGALPDVTVLLDLDPAAARARLDAADKPFDRLEAEKAEFHERVRAAFLQLAAAEPARFLVLDATRSPEELASTIRDRVATALA comes from the coding sequence GTGACCGACGGCCTCTGGATCACGTTCGAAGGCGGCGACGGCTCGGGCAAGACCACCCAGGCGGCGTTGCTGGAGGACTGGCTGCGTGACCAGGGGCGCGCGGTCGTGCGCACGCGCGAGCCGGGCGGCACCGAGGTGGGGGTGCTGATCCGCGAGATCGTGCTGCACCACCGCGGTGACATCGCGCCGCGCGCCGAGGCGCTGCTGTACGCCGCCGACCGCGCTCACCACGTGGCGACGCTCGTGCGACCGGCGCTCGAGCGGGGCGACGTGGTCATCCAGGACCGTTACCTCGACTCGTCCGTCGCCTACCAGGGCGCGGGTCGGGTGCTGGATGCCGGGGAGATCCGCGATCTGTCCCTCTGGGCCGCCGCCGGAGCGCTGCCCGACGTGACGGTGCTGCTCGACCTCGACCCGGCGGCCGCGCGCGCCCGGCTCGACGCGGCCGACAAACCGTTCGACCGCCTCGAGGCCGAGAAGGCCGAGTTCCACGAGCGTGTGCGCGCGGCGTTCCTGCAGCTCGCTGCCGCGGAGCCTGCGCGGTTCCTGGTGCTCGACGCGACCCGGTCGCCCGAGGAACTGGCATCCACGATTCGCGATCGCGTCGCCACGGCCCTGGCCTGA